AAGCTCGCCACCGAGGCAATGAGGATGAAGGCCTGCACCATCAAGCTCTATGATGAACGCAGGCATGAGATGGTGGCAAAGGCAATTTACGGGGTGAAAAAGTCCTTTATAGAGAGAAGTCCCTCGAAGATTGAAGAGCTCCCCATCGACCAGGAGCTCCTTGAGGGAAAGGTCGTGTACATACCCAATGTCACTGCCGACTCGAGGTTTGTCCTTCCTGAGCTTGCCCGTGAGGAGGGGCTGGTATCGGTGCTCTGCGTGCCCCTTACCGCCAAGGAGAGGGTGCTGGGCACCATGCGTCTTTACACTGCCACGGAGTATGAATTCAGTGAGGATGAAAAGAGCTTTGTCCATACCATTGCAAACCAGGTGGCCATTGCGGTGAGCAATGCCCTTCTCTACGAGAGGCTCCACACCCTCTTTCTTGTGACAAGCTCCCTCAGCAAGAGCCTTAACAAGCACCAGACCTTCAAGGCTATCGTGGAGGGGGCGGCAAAAGCCCTGAATGCCCAGGGGGCCTCGCTTTTCATATGGGATCCCGAAGCCAGCCATTTCACGCTTGAGGAGGTCTCGGGGGTCACAAAAGGATGCATGGCCATCATCAGGGACGACTATGTTGAGCGTTCAGAGGATGCCACATGCGGGGATGTGGTCATCAGGCGGCACCTTGAAGCCGATCTTCCAAAGAAGTGCGCACAGGCGATGGCAAGAGAGGGGATCAACTCCGTCGTCACCACGCCAATGAAAGCCAAGGAGCACCTCACCGGCATCCTTCAGATCTATTTCACCACCACGAGGAAGTTCACCCACGACGAGCTGGAATTCTGCTCCACCCTTGCGAGCGAGGCCGCCGTCGCCATCGAGAACGCAAAGCTTTACGAGGCCGTCACCAAGAAGTATGACCATATGGTCGAGGATGTGTTCCTCTGGTACGACGGTGCCTCCAGGGCGATGGAAGACTAGTCCTTCTTTTCCCGCTTCTCAAGGTTCAGTGCCACGAGGAGCACGATGCTCCTGGCGTTTACGAAGTAGTAATCAGCAGGAACTACCTCGGTCTCGCTGCCGCGGGGCAGGATATCCTCCCCGGCGGGGAAGCTCGTGTCAACCTTCCTGTGCCAGGTGAACGGCGAGGGGAGCTCGGGAAGCTCGAAGTACTGTGTGCGGTAGTCTGAGTTGAGAATATACATGAAGTAGTATTCGAAGCCGCTCTTTTCCCTTGCGTGGATCTGGAGGGCCACGGTCTTGCTTTCAGGGTCGTCCCACTCGGGAAAGCTCAGCTCCTTGTTGTACCAGTTAATTTCGAAGACGTCCAGAACCCTGTCGTAATACCCCTTGAAGAATTTTCTCACCTGAAGCCCCTGGAAAGCCTTGGTGAGGGCGATCATCTCCCTGGTGAAGGTGAGAAAGTCGGCATTTTTTAACACGAGGGACCAGTCGAACCAGCTGATTTCATTATCCTGGCAGTACGCGTTGTTGTTTCCCCCCTGGCTTCTCAGGACCTCGTCGCCGCACTGGATCATGGGAGTCCCGAGTGAAGCGAGGAGGGTGACCATGAAGTTCTTGGCCTGCTGCTTCCTCAGGGTCAGGATCTCCTCGTTTTTCGTGGGGCCCTCTTCGCCGCAGTTCCAGGAGTTGTTGTCCGTCGAGCCGTCCCTGTTCTCCTCGAGGTTGGCCTCGTTATGCTTTTCATTGTAGGAGACGAGGTCATGGAGGGTGAAGCCGTCGTGGCAGGTGATGAAATTAATGCTCTGGTAAGGGGTGCGGCCGTCATCGGCATAGATGTCAGCGGAGCCGGTGATGCGCTTTGCAAGCTCGCCGAGCTGCCCGTTGTCTCCTTTGGTGAAGCGGCGCAACGTGTCCCTGAATTTTCCGTTCCACTCGCACCAGTCCAGGGGAAAGTTTCCTACCTGGTAGGTGGCCACGTCCCAGGGCTCGGCGATGAGCTTCACCCCGCTGAGGACAGGGTCCTGTGATATGACGTCAAAGAACACGGAGTGCGATGAGAAGCCCGAAGCGGTGCGACCCAGGACCGTGGCGAGGTCAAAGCGGAAGCCGTCAACGTGCATCTCCTGCACCCAGTAGCGCAGGGAGTCGGCGATAAGCCTTATCACCTGGTGGTTCTGGGCATTGATGGAGTTCCCGCAGCCGCTGTAGTTCATATAGTAGCGCCCTGGGTACTCTTCGTCGCCGGCAAGCGCGTAATAAGTATGGTTATCGATGCCTTTCAGGGAGAGTGTGGGGCCCAGCTCGTTTCCTTCGCCTGTATGGTTGTAGACCACGTCGAGGATCACTTCAATACCCGCTTTGTGAAGCTCCCTCACAAGCGTCTTGAACTCGCCCACCTGGCAGCCCGGCGAGGACTTCGTGGAGTAGGAGGACTCAGGGGCGAAGAAGGCGATGGTATTGTAGCCCCAGTAATTGGTAAGGCCTTTTGCGCTGAGAAAATCCTCAACCTGGAACTCCTGGATGGGAAGGAGCTCCACGGCAGTGATGCCGAGCTCCCTGAGATAAGGTATCTTTTCAATGAAGCCAAGGTAAGTGCCCCGGTGCTTCACTTTTGAAGAGCGGTGGGCCGTGAAGCCTTTCAGGTGCGTCTCGTAGATGATGAGCTTTTCAACAGGGATGTGGAGGGGCCTGTCTCCCTGCCAGTCAAAGCGGTCGTCTATGACAATGCTTTTTGGCATGACTTTCGCGTTGTCACGCTCGTCCATTGAGAGGTCCTTCAGGTCAGAACGGCTGTCATAGCTGAAGAGAAGATTATCGACGTTCTCTGCCTTGCCGCTCACGGCTTTTGCATAGGGATCTATGAGAAGCTTGTGTTCATTGCACCTGAAGCCCCTGGCGGGTTCGTACGGCCCCTTTACCCTGTAACCGTAGAGCTGGCCGGCGCCGATGTCATGCACAAGGGCGTGCCATATGTATTTTGTCCTGTGCTCGAGCTTGATGGAGGCCGTGGGCTTTTCCCCGGGCTCGTCAAAAAGCTCGAGAGTCACCTCTTCGGCATCACGGGAATAGAGGGCGAAGTTTACGCCGTCGTCAGTGAGCGTCGCACCCAGAGGGTACCAGCAGCCCTCGGTGACGGTAAGCTTTTTTTTCGTTTTTACCGCCATGGTATCACCTCATTTCTTGCAGAATCGGGCAGAGAATTACCACAAAGTATAAGCCTTCGGGATTAAAATGTCAACTCTTTCTCATGAGCCTCAAGACAAGATCGCCTATGCCTGCGTACCTTCCCTCGACACCCGCATAGCGCTCCAGCACGTAAAAGAGAAAATAATAGAAGCGGCAGAAGGCCCAGATCCCCGTGACAAGGAGGAAGGCAATGAGCAGAGAGCGGGTAAGCCAGATAATATACAGAGAAGCCGTGAGGCCGATGAGAAGGAAAAGAAAACCCTTGATGACTATGAGTTTCCTGCTTTTTATGTCACTCATGGATCCGCCGCTCCTCCCGGGGAAAGCCCCCTTGAAGGCATACGACGCAAAGAAGGTTCCCCCCTCCCGGGATTGAATTATTATCTTATGGCAAGAATGATCCTGTTACTGGTTTTTCTCTTCCTATCAAGTGCTCAAGGAGCATGTATGGCAAGTTTCCAGGCCCTCCCCCTCTCCTCGCTTCTCGCTGATTCAGACCTCGTGGTCTCGGGGACCCTGAAGGGACTGAAGGCGGTGAGCATGGAGGGAGATGCGCCTGTAAGGCGGTACGAGGGGGATCTTCATATCGACGGGGTCCTGGCCGGCGATGCCGCTCCGGGATCCACCTGCAGGCTTCGCTGGGATTATGTCGTGGGCCTCTCTTCCTCGCTTGACCCTTCCTTTCTGGCAGGACAGAAGGGAATATGGCTTCTCCAGGCAGTGCCTTCGGAGAAGGGAGGGAGCCTTTTTACCGTGAGCCACCCTTCCAGGTTTCTTGGGCAGGACAGGAAAAAGGAAGTAGAGTCCCTTCTCGCACAGCCTCTTTTCACCCTGGAGGTGGAGGAAGGGGATCACAGGCCAGGCACGCCGTTCTATGCGACATTCGTGGTATCAACATGGAAGGAAAAGCTGGAAATAGCGGATTATATCGAGGAATCCGGGGGAAAGCTCGTGCTCCACGGAAGTGCGGTACTGCACATTGAGTGCGGCGTCACAAAGGCAGCCCCCGGGAGGAATGTCGTGAGGGGAAAAGGACGTCCAGCAGTCATCTCAAGGAAAAAGCCCCTCAGGGTGAAGGTCGATCTCGCCAGGTACTATACCTTCAGGGGGGAAGGTGCCTCAACGCTCTGGTGGGGGACGTCGGAAAAGCTCTCTTCGCCACGCTATACCTTTTATCAGATGAAGTAACCTTTAAGAGCAATGCATATTGACACCCATGCCCATCTTCAGTTCAAGTCCTTCAAAAAGGACCGTGTCCAGGTGATAGAGCGCGCCGCCTCACAGGGCGTTTCTGTAATAGTCACTGTCGGCATAAACATGGGCTCTTCGGAGCAGGCCCTGAAGCTTTCACTGGAACACGGAGGCATCTATGGCGCTCTGGGTTTTCACCCCCACAATGCGGGCGAGATGGCCCCAGGCGACCTTGCGGCTCTTGAGGCGATGGCGCGTAATGAGAAGGTAGTGGCCGTCGGAGAGCTGGGACTTGACTACCATTACCACTTCAGCCCTCCCGAAGTGCAGGCGGAGGTTTTCAGGGAGCAGCTGAGGCTTGCCCACAGGGTGAAAAAGCCCCTGGTCATACATAGCAGGGAGGCATCGGAAGAGACCCTGGCGATCCTGAGAGAAGAAAAGGCTGAAGAGAGGGGAGGCGTGATCCACTGCTTCTCCGACACGATGGAGTATGCCCGCCGCTTTCTCGAGATGGGCTTCTATCTCGGGTTCACAGGGATGATTGCCTACGGGAATGCCGGGGAGCTCAGGAAAGTGGTCGCTGCAGTCCCTGAGGACCGGATTGTCGCGGAAACTGACTGTCCCTACCTCGACCCTTCGAGGGGAAAAAGGAACGAGCCGTCGTCAATCCCTCTCATAGTGGGGAAAATAGCCGAGCTGCGGGGGAAGGCTCCCGATGAAATGGCCTCCATCCTCCGGAGGAATGCCATGAGCCTCTTCTCTCTCAAACTCTGAGGCGGCCCGCAGGGTCCCATGCTATGAATCCTGCCAGTCCTTTGAGGTTATCTTCTCCACCCTGTCGATATACCAGTCGGGCTCCCATTTCCCCTGGACAGTGATCACCTCGTATTTCAGGTAATTCCCGCTTCCTTTCACAAAGTAGTACTCATTGACGAGCACGAGCACCCCTGTGGAGTCATGGCCTATGATCTTGGTGGCATAGACGGGAATGCTGTCCATGTTCTCCGTGAAAGAGATGCCTTGAAAGCCTTTCCTGAAGGACTCGTATGGCTGTTTTTTCCGCCAGGCGGGGCTCAGATTCTGATAGGCCTGCTTGAAGTTCCCTTCCTGCAGGCGGCGGTAGTGCCCCCTCACAAGATCGTCGGCAATCTGTATGAGCCTCTCAAATTCACCGGTAAAAGTGATTGAGTCAAGCAAGAGATCGCCTGATTCGCCGTGGAACTGGAAAATGCAGCGCTCCCCGTAGCGGAACTGTCCGGTGAGGCCCGACATTTTTGTCGCGGAGTTGTTGTACCTCATTTTGTAGAGCTTTTTCCCCCCGTAGATATGGAGGGTGCCGCCGCCGGTACCGCCCTCGGCATAATAGAGCACTCCTTTTTGCTGGGCCGCGAAGAGGGGAGCTCCTGTCATTATTAAAAGCAGGGCCGATATCAGGGTAACTGCCGCCTTTTTCATCTGAATGTTTCCTCCGTGCCGGGAAATTTATTCTCATGCCCTTTTTCACCTTTTTCTGCCCTTCCTCCTCTCTGGCAGGGAAGGAGCACACATTTCTTCCGTGGTGAAGGAACACGGTATATCGGAGCATAATAGATAAAGAGGTTCACCCTTCGGAATTCAGCTTCAAAGGAGGTCGCAGGAGCCCATGATAAGGACCGCGGTGCTTGCCTGTATCATGGTGCTGTGCTTTTTGGCTTCCTCGCCATCGGTCCTCGCTGACGGGTGCTATTACCCCGAGAAGGCCTATGCATCTCTTCCCGCGATCCCCTCGCAGAGAGCCATGGTGATATATCAGAAAGGCATTGAGCGGCTTGTCGTGGAATCAGCATTCAACGGGGAAGGGAAAAGCTTTGGATGGATCGTGCCGGTACCCGGGAAGCCTCTCGAAGTGCGCGAAGTGTCTCCCGGCTTCCTGAAGACCCTCTCGATATGCGCCCAGCCCGAAATAGTCAATGATCTCACCAGGCAGAAGAGTTTCCCATTCCTCCTCGCCGTCCTTATCACTCTCTGGCTTGTCTTGATGGGGCTCCTCCGTCCCTCCCTCCCCGGGGCCATTCTGAGCCTGGTTGGCTTCGTGATAATCTTTGCCGTTATCGGCCCGAACTTCCTGAGGGGGCGCGGCGGCGGCCTGGCTCCTGCCTCAGTGACCATAGAAGGCGTCGCCGTCGAGCAGGAGGCCATCGTGGGGGGCTACCGGGTCTCTGTGCTTGATGCACAGAGCCTTGAGGCGCTGAACAGGTGGCTGAAGACCAATGGCTTCACAGAAGTGCCGCAGGAAGGAGCGGCCATGACCGAAGACTATATCAGGCAGCAGTGGCGTTTCGTTGCCGCCGTGCTCACCAGGGACCAGAACGGCCTCTCTGTCCCCCATCCGCTCGAAATCAGCTTTGCTGCCGCATCTCCTGTCTATCCCATGAGGATGACAGCCCTGGGGAGATCGCCCGTATATCTCGAGCTTTTTGTCATCGCTGATCGAAGGGCCCAGGTAACTCCCCTCACCATGGAGCTCTGCGATGTCCTGAAGGAGAGGCCGGCCAATGAGACTCGCGATTCAAAGTGGGGCATATTCCAGGAAAAGCCTGAGGGAAAATTATACCGTATGGAAGCGACCTACCAGGAGGTCGGTCATCCCCAGGCTTCCTCGTACCTGTGGGATGGGGCGGTGCTGACGCGGTGCGCCGGGAAGCTCGCCCCGAAAGAGATGAATCGGGACCTCTCCATTTCCTTTGAGCCTTATAAACCCTTTCAGAAAAAGTATTACAGCGTCCGGGGGGCTAAAGATACGGCCATGGTGCTCACTCTCTGGATCTGGTGTATCGCGGCCCCCCTGGTACTGTTCATTTTCTACGGGAAGATATGCAATGCGGGGATTCCCATCCTGCACTTCGCAAAAGTGCTTGCCCCGCTCCTCGCGCTTTGCCTTGTCATCCCGCCCCTGGGGCCCCTTGTAATTCCTACTATCAAGACGGGGGACCTGGGAGGTGGTATCAGTCTTTATGGCTATTACAGGGATTTGAGCTATGCGGTAGAATTCGTGGCAGGCAGCAACAAGAAGGATCTCGAGATAATGCCGGAAGCTGCGATAGGGAAATGGTTTCTCCCGCGCCTCGGCGAGGCGTATAAAGATATGAACCGTGAAAAGAAGCCCCTTGTGAATATCATTACCGGCGGCGATGTCCGTGAAGAGGATTCCCCTGGAAACTTCACGATTTTCACCAGTGACCGTGGAGTGTTCTTCAGGCTGTACTCTCCTTCAGCAATTCCCTTTGATATTCCGATCAGGGAGGTGAAAGGAGCAAATTCCCGTCGTGAGTGACCTTACTGAAATATCGAAGCCTTATCGCTGGAAAAGATTGGTGCCGCTGGCAACCGGGGCAGGGAGCAGAGACTTTATGAGAGGTGTTTATTATCGGATTCCCAGGTGTTTTCTGCTGGCAGTTCTGCTGGCGCTTGCTCTTTATTCGCCCCTCCATGGAGGGGAGTGGCCCCCTGAAGCCGATACCTACCGAGCCCTGAAGTCCCTGGAGCGCCAGATTGTGAAGGTCGGAAGCCAGGTGGAGCCTGATTCATACACCTCCATCCTGGAAGCCATGGAGATGGAAGCCAGAAAGCTTCTCTATCTCATGGTGGACGGCAGGCCCTACCAGGCTTCGAAAATATTCTGGGGCAAGTATGTTGAGAAAGGCTTCATATGCAAGTTCCTTGCCCCCGACGACACCATCCACGTCACGGAGTTTCCCGACTTCGTCATTCCCGTGCCTCTCAGCACGGCCAGCAAGGTGAGCGTCACGGTTTTCCCCGCAAGAACAGAATCACCGCCGCGCTTTTATATCGGTGACCCTGAAGAGATGCA
The sequence above is a segment of the Candidatus Eremiobacterota bacterium genome. Coding sequences within it:
- a CDS encoding GAF domain-containing protein, yielding MARQSAKTCTLCDLTAQMHRVASLDSLLEVIVKGVTAIFGLKGALVRVMDRKCRTMEVAASHGLSNEYLAKGPINIDKSSIDREVLAGNTVVIEDISKDSRVLYPRQIKQEGIRSIASIPLKTDKHVVGILRIYSTTGRDFSARVIEDVEKLAELSVQAIEAILIKERDLRLKDFSMMVNSSLSLTEVLETAAKLATEAMRMKACTIKLYDERRHEMVAKAIYGVKKSFIERSPSKIEELPIDQELLEGKVVYIPNVTADSRFVLPELAREEGLVSVLCVPLTAKERVLGTMRLYTATEYEFSEDEKSFVHTIANQVAIAVSNALLYERLHTLFLVTSSLSKSLNKHQTFKAIVEGAAKALNAQGASLFIWDPEASHFTLEEVSGVTKGCMAIIRDDYVERSEDATCGDVVIRRHLEADLPKKCAQAMAREGINSVVTTPMKAKEHLTGILQIYFTTTRKFTHDELEFCSTLASEAAVAIENAKLYEAVTKKYDHMVEDVFLWYDGASRAMED
- the glgX gene encoding glycogen debranching protein GlgX, which produces MAVKTKKKLTVTEGCWYPLGATLTDDGVNFALYSRDAEEVTLELFDEPGEKPTASIKLEHRTKYIWHALVHDIGAGQLYGYRVKGPYEPARGFRCNEHKLLIDPYAKAVSGKAENVDNLLFSYDSRSDLKDLSMDERDNAKVMPKSIVIDDRFDWQGDRPLHIPVEKLIIYETHLKGFTAHRSSKVKHRGTYLGFIEKIPYLRELGITAVELLPIQEFQVEDFLSAKGLTNYWGYNTIAFFAPESSYSTKSSPGCQVGEFKTLVRELHKAGIEVILDVVYNHTGEGNELGPTLSLKGIDNHTYYALAGDEEYPGRYYMNYSGCGNSINAQNHQVIRLIADSLRYWVQEMHVDGFRFDLATVLGRTASGFSSHSVFFDVISQDPVLSGVKLIAEPWDVATYQVGNFPLDWCEWNGKFRDTLRRFTKGDNGQLGELAKRITGSADIYADDGRTPYQSINFITCHDGFTLHDLVSYNEKHNEANLEENRDGSTDNNSWNCGEEGPTKNEEILTLRKQQAKNFMVTLLASLGTPMIQCGDEVLRSQGGNNNAYCQDNEISWFDWSLVLKNADFLTFTREMIALTKAFQGLQVRKFFKGYYDRVLDVFEINWYNKELSFPEWDDPESKTVALQIHAREKSGFEYYFMYILNSDYRTQYFELPELPSPFTWHRKVDTSFPAGEDILPRGSETEVVPADYYFVNARSIVLLVALNLEKREKKD
- a CDS encoding TatD family hydrolase, producing the protein MHIDTHAHLQFKSFKKDRVQVIERAASQGVSVIVTVGINMGSSEQALKLSLEHGGIYGALGFHPHNAGEMAPGDLAALEAMARNEKVVAVGELGLDYHYHFSPPEVQAEVFREQLRLAHRVKKPLVIHSREASEETLAILREEKAEERGGVIHCFSDTMEYARRFLEMGFYLGFTGMIAYGNAGELRKVVAAVPEDRIVAETDCPYLDPSRGKRNEPSSIPLIVGKIAELRGKAPDEMASILRRNAMSLFSLKL
- a CDS encoding DUF2330 domain-containing protein; protein product: MIRTAVLACIMVLCFLASSPSVLADGCYYPEKAYASLPAIPSQRAMVIYQKGIERLVVESAFNGEGKSFGWIVPVPGKPLEVREVSPGFLKTLSICAQPEIVNDLTRQKSFPFLLAVLITLWLVLMGLLRPSLPGAILSLVGFVIIFAVIGPNFLRGRGGGLAPASVTIEGVAVEQEAIVGGYRVSVLDAQSLEALNRWLKTNGFTEVPQEGAAMTEDYIRQQWRFVAAVLTRDQNGLSVPHPLEISFAAASPVYPMRMTALGRSPVYLELFVIADRRAQVTPLTMELCDVLKERPANETRDSKWGIFQEKPEGKLYRMEATYQEVGHPQASSYLWDGAVLTRCAGKLAPKEMNRDLSISFEPYKPFQKKYYSVRGAKDTAMVLTLWIWCIAAPLVLFIFYGKICNAGIPILHFAKVLAPLLALCLVIPPLGPLVIPTIKTGDLGGGISLYGYYRDLSYAVEFVAGSNKKDLEIMPEAAIGKWFLPRLGEAYKDMNREKKPLVNIITGGDVREEDSPGNFTIFTSDRGVFFRLYSPSAIPFDIPIREVKGANSRRE